From the genome of Aspergillus fumigatus Af293 chromosome 1, whole genome shotgun sequence, one region includes:
- the ADS-4 gene encoding bZIP transcription factor, whose amino-acid sequence MATLAEPPTVMSSSTSPMPTVYEQDIDSFINLDQLTYTSAEQARPKAILASQPSLPSSDFTAGDVRSATFAANGHSPMTFQGPSHQYEEHKQQTGLPPGALAQAMNFNQMAGVTFGNASPAYQMNGDMFASSHTKREDTSFDFNNMSSRNPSEMDLESDGMGAIPYYLSPNVSKNQFIDPNALGGHEVVSAGPSTQVGRMYPGMHQQQAAMAKAAQQQQKQHEMLRQQQFQQQQQQSQPPRAANPAVEERITRLLQQLRQSAMGAIEDTPSPSASLPQMAKMKKDEQDMDEDERLLASEEGKKLSSKERRQLRNKVSARAFRSRRKEYIGQLESEVAARTNEAHELRLQNRVLYEENARLTDLARMLLSSPHFSQFLDEMSVNGVPTPNLPQSQSQVPQSQVPQSQPQQQQQQPPQQQQQQQQQIKPQSQPQPMGQPPMQASIVRDPTPNHSIPVPQNPQVGMVMVPNQPMDVSAMGLNNSAWNTGIDMSYGNTPVFAVLEVPEGPALDAEMLSGKSSTLFRTCLPEVSSAKDEIPMIERPPNTKEETNDSPVGVENPDIQFDESDPAFALFADSPAKASSSDSPVEFPCTIRSEKSSPAFDLVVENESKATADRFIVLCNSMEAAFQRVSVMTSHLSCFPRAAPEHLRYL is encoded by the exons ATGGCGACTCTAGCAGAACCCCCTACGgtcatgtcatcatcaacctcGCCGATGCCGACCGTGTACGAACAGGACATTGACAGCTTCATCAACCTCGATCAACTCACCTACACATCCGCCGAACAGGCTCGACCAAAAGCCATTCTCGCAAGCCAGCCTTCTCTCCCCAGCTCAGATTTCACCGCCGGCGATGTTCGCAGTGCGACATTCGCTGCCAATGGTCACTCACCTATGACTTTCCAAGGGCCTAGCCACCAATATGAGGAACACAAGCAGCAGACTGGTCTGCCACCAGGAGCCCTAGCCCAGGCAATGAACTTCAATCAGATGGCCGGCGTCACTTTCGGGAACGCGAGCCCTGCTTACCAGATGAATGGCGACATGTTCGCTAGTAGCCACACGAAGCGGGAAGACACTTCGTTTGATTTCAACAACATGTCTTCTCGTAACCCGTCGGAAATGGACCTGGAGTCTGATGGCATGGGCGCGATTCCTTACTATCTCTCACCCAATGTCAGTAAGAATCAATTTATTGATCCCAATGCCCTTGGGGGTCATGAAGTCGTTTCTGCCGGACCGTCCACTCAGGTCGGCCGCATGTACCCGGGAATGCACCAACAACAAGCAGCCATGGCAAAGGCGgctcaacaacaacaaaaacaACATGAGATGCTTCGTCAGCAGCAattccagcagcagcaacagcagagcCAGCCCCCTCGCGCCGCGAACCCTGCTGTGGAGGAGCGGATTACGCGCCTTTTGCAACAGCTGAGACAGAGCGCTATGGGCGCTATCGAGGACACCCCATCGCCCTCTGCGTCATTACCCCAGATGgccaagatgaagaaggatgagCAGGAtatggacgaagatgaaaGGTTACTTGCTAgtgaagaaggaaagaaactCAGTAGCAAGGAGCGTCGGCAACTACGCAACAAGGTTTCGGCACGCGCTTTCCGATCGCGCAGAAAGG AATATATCGGCCAACTTGAGTCAGAGGTCGCTGCACGGACCAATGAAGCCCACGAACTACGTCTTCAGAATCGTGTTTTGTACGAGGAAAATGCTCGTCTCACCGACCTTGCTCGCAtgcttctctcctcccctcaTTTCTCTCAGTTCCTCGACGAGATGAGCGTCAATGGCGTTCCCACGCCCAATCTACCTCAATCTCAATCCCAGGTCCCTCAATCCCAGGTCCCTCAATCCCagccacagcagcagcagcagcaaccaccacaacaacagcagcaacagcagcagcagattaAACCTCAGTCTCAACCACAGCCCATGGGGCAGCCACCCATGCAGGCTAGCATTGTCAGAGATCCCACTCCTAATCACAGTATCCCAGTCCCTCAGAACCCTCAGGTTGGCATGGTCATGGTTCCTAATCAACCGATGGATGTTTCTGCAATGGGTCTTAACAATAGCGCCTGGAACACAGGAATTGACATGAGCTATGGCAACACTCCTGTATTTGCTGTCCTAGAGGTTCCCGAAGGTCCCGCACTCGACGCAGAGATGCTCTCCGGAAAGAGCTCTACTTTGTTCAGAACATGTCTGCCAGAAGTATCCTCTGCAAAGGATGAAATCCCCATGATCGAGCGGCCGCCAAATACAAAGGAGGAGACAAATGATTCTCCTGTCGGTGTCGAGAACCCAGATATCCAGTTTGACGAGTCCGACCCTGCTTTCGCCCTCTTCGCCGACTCCCCCGCCAAGGCCTCATCGTCAGACTCCCCTGTGGAGTTTCCTTGCACCATCCGATCTGAAAAGTCGTCACCTGCATTTGACCTGGTGGTCGAAAATGAGTCCAAGGCCACTGCAGACCGCTTTATCGTTCTTTGCAACAGTATGGAGGCAGCCTTCCAACGCGTCTCTGTGATGACCTCTCATCTTTCATGCTTTCCCCGCGCCGCGCCCGAGCATTTGCGATACCTATAG
- a CDS encoding ABC-F family ATP-binding cassette domain-containing protein, protein MISPRRRYVYIYAYSYRRQVTANALQIDVEGLTIAVTSSPADTTDDGDPSNSKAKGKSKAKSKSKADARELIVDAHLRLKAGVHYGLIGRNGTGKSTLLRAMADKLVPGIPHPTRIAILQQTETEDEERIAQPECEDRDRRDLPVLEYVMSSDRFRNEVVRKMDGKLYVEVLSKSFETDDPLSPVRAIRRVRHDEIEAQLFLAQKNASLKSGARGFQARKDLKAAEARYEASKELIEQPDQSIEAEVLKAETQAAMDTLQELQAQFEVMKLVEIEKQARQILIGLGFDEAMLSKPFLTLSGGWRMRCLLASVLIQNPDIMILDEPTNFLDLLGVVWLENYLQRLRDSSQTTILLVSHDRDFVNAVCEEIVILRDQKLTYFRGNLSAYEKDFEAQKLYWGRMKEAQERQIAHMEATIRENIKLGKKTNDDNKLRMAKSRQKKVDDRMGVQVNANGGRFKLNRDLAGYHLTARAEIEVPTDERCISLILPDASDLRFPGPLLSAEGLCFRYQRDAPPILNGIELVMHMGDRVGIMGLNGSGKSTLIRLLTGNLQPTQGKVSTHSRLKLGYYAQHSIEELHEQGRTDPTLTALGFMAKEINTSLGEGEIRGLLSSLGLQGRIVSDVPIARLSGGQLVRLAIAKVIWNAPHLLVLDEITTHLDLPYRHGSCDCAVVVQRCNPPGLSRSVPGPISH, encoded by the exons ATGATCAGCCCGCGCAGGAGGTATGTATACATATACGCATATTCATATCGTCGCCAGGTCACTGCTAATGCACTCCAGATCGATGTAGAAGGTCTCACCATCGCAGTCACATCCTCACCGGCCGATACAACCGACGACGGCGATCCCTCAAACTCCAAAGCAAAGGGGAAGTCGAAAGCGAAATCCAAATCCAAGGCCGACGCGCGCGAGCTCATTGTCGATGCTCACTTGAGACTCAAGGCGGGGGTGCATTATGGCCTGATTGGGCGGAATGGGACAGGGAAGTCGA CGCTACTCCGCGCGATGGCCGACAAACTGGTTCCTGGGATTCCGCATCCGACGCGCATAGCGATTCTGCAGCAGACCGAgacggaggatgaggagcgGATCGCCCAGCCCGAGTGTGAGGACCGCGACAGGCGGGACCTGCCTGTGTTGGAGTATGTCATGAGCAGCGATCGGTTCCGGAACGAGGTTGTGAGGAAGATGGATGGTAAGCTGTA CGTAGAAGTCCTGtcgaagagcttcgagaCGGATGATCCGCTATCGCCTGTGCGGGCGATCCGAAGAGTCCGCCACGATGAGATCGAGGCGCAGCTGTTTCTTGCGCAGAAGAATGCCAGCCTCAAGAGTGGTGCGAGGGGGTTTCAGGCTCGGAAGGACTTGAAGGCCGCTGAGGCGAGATACGAGGCTTCAAAGGAGCT GATTGAGCAGCCTGATCAGTCTATTGAGGCAGAGGTGCTCAAGGCTGAGACACAGGCGGCGATGGATACTTTGCAGGAATTACAGGCTCAGTTTGAAGTC ATGAAATTGGTCGAGATTGAGAAGCAAGCTCGACAGATCCTTATCGGACTGGGGTTTGACGAAGCCATGCTCAGCAAACCCTTCCTGACTTTATCCGGGGGCTGGCGCATGCGTTGCCTGTTGGCTAGTGTTCTTATCCAGAACCCGGACATCATGATCCTTGACGAACCGACAAACTTCCTAGACCTGCTTGGGGTCGTCTGGCTGGAGAATTACCTACAGCGGTTACGCGACTCGTCCCAGACGACCATCTTGCTGGTATCTCACGACCGAGACTTTGTCAATGCGGTCTGCGAGGAGATCGTCATCCTGCGCGACCAGAAACTGACCTACTTCAGGGGCAACCTTTCCGCCTACGAGAAAGACTTTGAAGCGCAGAAACTCTACTGGGGCCGCATGAAGGAGGCACAAGAGCGCCAGATTGCGCACATGGAAGCGACGATTCGAGAGAACATCAAGCTGGGCAAGAAGACCAACGACGACAATAAGCTGCGCATGGCCAAGTCCCGGCAGAAGAAAGTCGACGACCGGATGGGCGTTCAGGTCAACGCTAATGGCGGTCGCTTTAAACTGAACAGGGACCTGGCGGGCTACCATCTCACCGCGCGAGCTGAAATTGAAGTACCAACGGACGAAAGATGTATATCACTTATCCTGCCCGATGCCAGTGACCTGCGCTTCCCCGGTCCGTTACTCTCGGCGGAGGGGTTGTGTTTCCGGTACCAGCGGGATGCACCGCCGATACTGAACGGGATCGAACTGGTAATGCACATGGGCGATCGGGTCGGGATCATGGGGCTGAATGGTTCTGGCAAATCTACGCTCATCCGCCTATTGACGGGCAATCTACAGCCAACGCAGGGGAAGGTATCCACCCACTCCAGGCTGAAACTAGGATACTACGCGCAGCATTCGATCGAGGAGCTCCACGAACAAGGTCGCACCGATCCTACACTGACCGCATTAGGTttcatggccaaggagatcAATACTTCACTCGGCGAGGGCGAGATCCGTGGTTTGCTGTCGTCACTGGGTCTGCAGGGCAGGATAGTCTCAGACGTGCCCATTGCACGATTATCGGGAGGCCAACTG GTCCGTCTTGCAATTGCCAAGGTAATCTGGAACGCGCCTCATTTGCTGGTTCTTGATGAAATCACAACGCATCTGGACTTGCCATACCGTCACGGCTCTTGCGACTGCGCTGTCGTCGTTCAACGGTGCAATCCTCCTGGTCTCTCACGATCGGTTCCTGGTCCGATCAGTCATTGA
- a CDS encoding endo-beta-1,2-glucanase, producing the protein MRVSKLSYLALSWTALTDVLPQKPNEPSCRFARQYTQREIVKDPSNFISDLLYWEGKFHQNNVSYNSGNGMSYDGTNIDFTTGESTVKHPFSAASKESLQIMLYAHAVAGSPEAARFLSPQDPSAAPGLAVSIMERKLRTYLRFNETFPGFGGYLPWFTSTEQDLTPTADWNNRVPGLDNGELLWAVYAFVQALENTGKPSYAELASQWQKWIDYTKTTGAKIFYEGKGQVCAVTTIKNQSLPVDHPDQGYACEGSGRLNDPYEGELFTFWLQFFGGLSDEDVEQLWAVKKPMLQSVDYHMGHVGPITVQKGYWFSSHEQWKVMEMPYYDVDIIRRVFKNAERVRTCNSLVTKTPGMFASVNNITDPATGDVTGYISNTGVPSISFLPQQELDVITPYSVFPTVLFDKGVGLAWWRNMVMAKKMQNPYGSTESTRVDGKGVSALLTWDSKVTTVAALLGGVTDLVRQRMKAEGIYEEFISYAEKAYAAVFTHLKGEHVDFCLPGETVTDAGLEDFTLCDQ; encoded by the exons ATGCGCGTAAGCAAGCTTTCATATCTTGCTCTGTCCTGGACTGCCTTGACAGATGTTCTGCCTCAAAAACCGAACGAGCCATCCTGCAGGTTCGCTCGCCAGTACACACAGAGGGAAATCGTGAAGGATCCCAGCAATTTTATCAGCGATCTATTGTACTGGGAGGGTAAATTCCACCAGAACAATGTCTCGTACAACTCGGGGAATGGGATGTCCTACGACGGGACCAACATCGACTTTACCACTGGCGAAAGTACAGTCAAGCATCCTTTTAGCGCCGCAAGTAAAGAG TCGCTCCAAATAATGCTGTATGCGCATGCTGTGGCTGGTTCGCCGGAAGCCGCTCGTTTTCTTTCACCCCAGGATCCGTCAGCCGCGCCAGGGCTTGCTGTCTCGATCATGGAGAGGAAGCTGCGAACTTATCTGAGATTTAATGAGACATTTCCTGGATTTGGAGGCTACCTTCCTTGGTTCACTTCCACGGAGCAGGACCTCACACCAACCGCAGACTGGAACAATCGCGTTCCGGGACTGGACAATGG AGAACTTCTCTGGGCTGTTTATGCCTTTGTTCAAGCCTTGGAAAACACTGGAAAGCCCTCTTATGCAGAACTGGCCAGCCAGTGGCAGAAGTGGATAGATTACACCAAGACTACTGGAGCCAAG ATTTTCTATGAAGGGAAAGGTCAAGTGTGCGCCGTAACGACCATCAAGAACCAGTCCCTGCCTGTGGATCATCCTGACCAAGGATACGCCTGTGAAGGCAGTGGTCGGCTCAACGATCCTTACGAGGGTGAGCTATTTACGTTCTGGCTCCAGTTCTTCGGTGGTCTGTCCGACGAAGACGTAGAACAGCTCTGGGCTGTGAAGAAGCCCATGCTGCAGAGTGTTGACTACCATATGGGCCACGTAGGACCCATTACTGTGCAGAAGG GTTACTGGTTCTCAAGCCATGAGCAATGGAAGGTTATGGAAATGCCCTACTACGACGTCGACATTATTCG CCGTGTCTTTAAGAACGCCGAACGAGTCCGAACCTGCAACTCGCTCGTCACCAAGACCCCCGGCATGTTCGCCTCCGTCAACAACATCACCGATCCAGCAACCGGCGACGTGACCGGGTATATCTCCAACACCGGCGTCccatccatctccttccttccgcagcaggagctggacgtcattactccgtacagtgTGTTCCCAACCGTCCTCTTCGACAAGGGAGTTGGCCTTGCCTGGTGGAGGAACATGGTgatggccaagaagatgCAAA ATCCCTACGGCAGCACCGAATCCACCCGCGTTGATGGAAAGGGCGTCTCGGCCCTCCTTACCTGGGACAGCAAAGTAACCACGGTGGCTGCCCTCCTCGGCGGAGTCACCGATCTTGTCCGCCAGCGGATGAAGGCCGAGGGTATATACGAGGAGTTCATCAGTTACGCCGAG AAAGCATACGCGGCCGTCTTCACCCACCTCAAAGGCGAACACGTCGATTTCTGCCTTCCCGGGGAAACTGTCACAGATGCGGGTCTGGAGGACTTTACGCTGTGTGATCAGTAG
- a CDS encoding transcription factor domain-containing protein: MTATRPSTRACDRCRRRKAKCDGEAALSTCTSCRRAGEHCTFDLPVGRRGPKSNKSRRHASLSADAHGQNVTLSSSLHTGQPVTTLQFSTVSPTPGPVVSLNPRTPRPSSLTSSPSWNTGLVDPALSLPEEQPSLSSLQRWHQLAGALHLRDPAADLEQTVNRCFDLFFEYLFPLIPLVHEPSLRDGLRFFVSQAARSGIGVTGPELWSSFVRGNPIGADSILDRANSLKYPELWPDSTFTLITAVCAEAAFLLPKDIFPEGERIADLFLKASRSCLHGYLEEDLEYPNANSVAIRYFHSNCLHAAGKPRFSWHIFGEATRLAQVMQMHDEMSLQNLSAVEAELRRRAFWIVYIGDKSAAILNNRPITIHKFSFDTGITTAYPSGIEDGTGVSSPSGTEPDLSPRMSFIAGFNANLRLWQTASDLILEMRLLESQKEVGMLTPRLLTVEERHRLGNLYVSFITSLDKLPQYLQTDTLLAPTNNNNISSHRRKQYVIQWANLNVSLHCLRLVIDQKLEDLGYYASGIEHPDMPLLRKTEIARDMLRVIREAPFWSLQVNGEPCVEKIRLIGASLLEIIDQYEASPLSVRARNDLSILLDILTRLDSKASDTLRRPS; this comes from the exons ATGACTGCGACCCGCCCGTCTACCAGGGCTTGTGATCgctgcagacgaagaaaagCCAAA TGTGACGGAGAAGCAGCATTATCCACTTGCACAAGCTGTCGACGGGCTGGAGAGCATTGCACTTTTGATTTACCCGTTGGGAGACGGGGACCTAAGAGCAACAAATCAAGACGACATGCATCACTGTCCGCCGATGCTCATGGCCAGAATGTCACTCTGTCAAGCTCACTCCACACGGGACAACCTGTCACAACTTTGCAATTCTCCACTGTTTCCCCTACGCCGGGCCCCGTCGTCTCTCTCAATCCCCGCACTCCGAGACCGAGCTCTCTGACAAGCTCGCCCTCTTGGAATACCGGCCTGGTGGACCCGGCACTGTCCCTTCCGGAAGAGCAGCCGTCTCTGTCCTCGTTACAGCGATGGCACCAATTGGCCGGTGCTCTTCACTTGCGCGACCCTGCAGCAGATCTGGAGCAGACGGTGAATCGGTGCTTTGACCTCTTCTTTGAGTACTTGTTTCCCCTGATTCCGCTTGTGCATGAGCCCAGTCTACGTGACGGCTTGCGTTTCTTTGTATCCCAAGCAGCTAGATCAGGTATTGGCGTCACTGGGCCAGAGCTGTGGTCATCTTTCGTTCGCGGCAATCCTATAGGTGCGGACAGTATCCTCGACCGGGCAAATAGCTTGAAATATCCGGAACTCTGGCCCGATTCAACCTTCACGCTGATCACGGCCGTCTGCGCAGAAGCGGCGTTTCTCTTGCCCAAGGACATTTTCCCCGAGGGCGAGAGGATTGCGGACTTATTCCTCAAGGCGTCTCGGAGTTGTTTACACGGGTACCttgaggaggatctggagtaCCCAAATGCAAACTCTGTGGCTATCCGCTACTTCCACTCCAATTGCCTACATGCAGCCGGCAAGCCACGATTCTCATGGCACATTTTTGGGGAAGCCACCAGACTGGCGCAGGTCATGCAGATGCATGATGAGATGTCACTGCAGAACCTGTCCGCGGTGGAGGCAGAGCTCCGCCGACGTGCGTTCTGGATCGTTTACATCGGAGATAAGTCCGCCGCAATCCTTAACAATCGTCCAATCACCATTCACAAGTTCTCGTTCGACACTGGCATTACAACTGCATACCCTTCTGGGATTGAGGATGGAACAGGAGTTTCCTCACCCAGTGGTACCGAACCGGATTTGTCCCCACGGATGAGCTTCATTGCGGGGTTCAACGCGAATCTACGTCTATGGCAGACAGCTTCAGACCTCATTCTCGAGATGCGACTTCTGGAGAGCCAGAAGGAGGTGGGGATGCTCACTCCACGATTATTGACCGTCGAAGAACGCCACAGACTCGGCAACCTATACGTCTCCTTCATTACGTCGTTGGACAAGTTGCCGCAGTATTTACAGACCGACACGCTATTAGCACCaaccaacaacaacaacatcagtAGTCATCGCCGAAAGCAATACGTTATCCAATGGGCGAATCTCAATGTTTCACTTCACTGCTTGAGATTGGTCATCGATCAGAAGCTAGAAGACCTGGGCTACTATGCATCGGGGATCGAACATCCCGATATGCCATTACTCAGGAAGACGGAAATAGCGCGCGACATGCTGCGAGTGATTAGAGAAGCGCCCTTTTGGTCGCTACAAGTAAATGGGGAGCCATGT GTCGAAAAAATCAGGCTAATTGGcgccagtctgctggagATAATAGACCAGTATGAGGCTTCTCCATTGTCGGTACGAGCACGCAATGATCTTTCGATCCTTCTAGACATCCTCACTCGCCTGGATTCTAAAGCCTCAGACACCCTTAGAAGGCCATCGTGA